ACGGGCTCGGCAAAAGGAATCGGTCGCGGGATCGCCGAATACCTCGGTGCGGAGGGAGCGAACGTGGTTATCAACTACCGCTCGTCGGAGGGGGCGGCACACGAGGCCGTCGAGGCCATCGAATCGTCGGGGGGTTCCGCCGTCGCGGCCAGAGCCGACGTCGCCGACCGCGCGGAGGTCGAGCACATGCGGGAGGTCTGTCACGAGGCGTTCGGCTCCTGCGACGTCCTGGTGAACAACGCCGGTATCACCGCCGACAAGCAGTTCACCGAGATGTCCCGCGAAGAGTGGGACCGCGTGATGGACGTCAATCTTGGTGGGATGTTCAACTGCACCCAGCTGTTCTACGACGACATCTGGAACGCCGACGAGGGGCGCTTGATCAATATCTCGAGCGTCGTCGGGAAACAGGGCAACTTCGGGCAGGCCAACTACGCGACCGCCAAAAGCGGTATGTTCGGGTTCACGCGGACGATCGCCCTCGAGCTCGCCAAAGGCGGCTCGACGGCCAACTGCGTCGCGCCCGGCTTTACCGCCACCGACATGCTCGCGAGCGTCCCCGAAGAGGTGCTCGACAGAATTATCGCGGGGATTCCCCTCGAGCGGCTGGCCGAGGTCGAGGACGTCGCCGCCGTCGTTCGCTTCCTCGCGAGCAAAGATTCGTCGTACGTGACGGGCGAAGTGATCGACGTCAACGGCGGCATGGACCTGTAGAACCGGTTCGAGTCTCCCGATATCGGTCCGGGCCGTCGGCGATTCCCGTTCCATCGTTCGTCTGTTTCGGCCTCCACTCGGTCCTGCCATGGATCGGACGATTTTGACGGATTTAGCATCGTCGCGACCGTCAAACATAAAATGCCTATATCGAGGTCGACGGGCTGTCCAGCAAACCAATACTCCGTTCGACTCGATCGCATCGCCGCCGTCCACGACTTGGCTGGTGACCCCGTCCGCAGTGACGGTTCGGACCTCGCCAAACAATAGTACCCGCTCGGCGGCGAACGGCTCGTGTGGCCCCTCCTATAGCTGGTCGCCGGTCGGATGGGGGCAGTTGGCGTTGTACACAGCGCCGTAATGAAATCAAGGCCCGCCGAGAAAACGAGTAGCGCGGGGGCGATGACGATTCTATGTGCGGAACGTATTCGTCGTTCATCTCACACGGTAAAATTTTACCGTACCGATACGAGCGAACCGTTCTCGAGAATCAGACAACTATTTGATCTGTATCGAGAAATTCGTTACATAGGCGTAGCAGCGAGTTAGGTCGGAAAGCACGAGTGCGGCGATCGCTCCAAAGCTATTGCTCGCGGCGTCGGTCAGTGACGCGACATGGTCGGGGCGGAAGAGTTGTCAAAACCCCATGGTCGTGCCATAGCCGACCGTAGCGGTGCACACCAGCACAGCCATTCCGACGAGAACCTGCATGTGGTCTTTGAGTGCATATTCAAGGGTGAGCACCAGTTACGCATAGAAACGTTCTCGCCATAGATGCACTCCTCTCCATATTACGTGCGTGCGCGGATCAGTATGCGAATCTGTGCTGTTCACAATATGAAGAGGGTATGGAACAGTGAATTCGAGCCACGTATGCGATCCACTACGGTCGAATCAACGAGACCGGGTTTGAGGGATGGAACTGGATCACTTCCGTCTTGATTGCGACGCCGAGGATACTTCGTCATGCCAGAACGGGACGCCAGTCTCGGCCCGAGATACTGTACGCTCAGAGCGATCCGGACGACCGGTCAACTGACTTTCGCCAGCCAACCTAGGAGCCAGCACGCCTCGCTCATAATCGACGAAGTCTGGGCGTACCAGAGTGTGATATCTCCCGAGAATATCCCGGCGGGTGGAGGGAACCGGTCGATCGTCGCGGGCAGTGACAGTCGTTTCGGATACCGAATATCGAAATAGGGGACGCTTGCTGGGTGGTGAACCGAAGTATTTATTCGCATCAAAAGGTCTGATTGAACCGATGGAACACAGGCGCTCGCAGTACCTTCTGTACCTACTTGCGTCCATCCTCATCGGTGCCGTCGCCGCTGCTCTCACACTTGTCCTCCAAGACACAGGTCGGACTGTTATCGGATACGCTCTCGTCTCGTCACTTGCCGCTGCAGTAGCGCTGTATCCACTGACAAAGCCGGTTGGACGGCGACTGACCGCCGTTGTCGGTATAGGACTTCAGCAGACGATCATGGCCGCAGTCTTGCTGGTCACCGTCCACGGTGTCGCCTCCTCGTTCACGCCCGGCATACTTGGGGTCGGAGTAATCATCGTTCTGCTCTCGGTTTTCGTCCCGAGTATCGCTCTCGTATGCCAGTCACGGGTCAAACAGAACCGAAAGGGGGCTATTGTTGTCGGTGACAATCCAGAAATAATCGCCGCCACGGTCGATTCGGTCAACGGGCCGGTAACTGGCTATGTCCGCCTCGTGCCAAGAACCACAGAAAGTCTATT
This portion of the Natrinema salinisoli genome encodes:
- the fabG gene encoding 3-oxoacyl-ACP reductase FabG, with protein sequence MSMDGRTCVITGSAKGIGRGIAEYLGAEGANVVINYRSSEGAAHEAVEAIESSGGSAVAARADVADRAEVEHMREVCHEAFGSCDVLVNNAGITADKQFTEMSREEWDRVMDVNLGGMFNCTQLFYDDIWNADEGRLINISSVVGKQGNFGQANYATAKSGMFGFTRTIALELAKGGSTANCVAPGFTATDMLASVPEEVLDRIIAGIPLERLAEVEDVAAVVRFLASKDSSYVTGEVIDVNGGMDL